A genome region from Fervidobacterium changbaicum includes the following:
- the sdaAB gene encoding L-serine ammonia-lyase, iron-sulfur-dependent subunit beta produces MGLLEVSGPVMIGPSSSHTLGALRIARFVYKLMGIPESVVFVLHGSFALTYKGHGTDRALLAGILGLKPDDPKVKDAYKLAEQVGLRFEFEFADLGDVHPNTVLIKAQKGNLYNEVEGSSIGGGAIRITKINGVECSLAGDYPALVIVNKDKPGALKGILDCISVNIANVYLRRVNALEGIALTIIELDENPSNDVLECIRTLKNVIEVYAVRLEEGEQI; encoded by the coding sequence ATGGGATTACTTGAAGTTTCCGGTCCGGTTATGATCGGTCCATCGAGTTCACATACACTCGGTGCGCTCAGAATTGCACGGTTTGTGTACAAGTTGATGGGGATTCCAGAAAGTGTAGTGTTTGTATTGCACGGTTCGTTTGCTTTAACGTACAAGGGACACGGCACGGACAGGGCATTGCTTGCAGGTATTCTTGGGCTTAAGCCGGATGACCCCAAAGTCAAGGATGCCTACAAACTTGCCGAGCAAGTAGGCTTGAGGTTCGAATTCGAGTTTGCCGACCTTGGTGATGTTCATCCGAACACCGTATTGATTAAAGCGCAGAAAGGCAATCTTTACAACGAGGTTGAAGGTTCTTCCATAGGCGGTGGTGCGATAAGGATTACAAAAATAAACGGTGTTGAATGTTCACTCGCTGGAGACTATCCGGCGTTGGTTATAGTCAATAAAGATAAGCCTGGTGCTTTAAAGGGAATTTTGGATTGTATAAGTGTGAATATAGCGAATGTTTATCTGCGCAGAGTTAATGCGCTTGAGGGAATTGCACTAACAATTATCGAGCTTGACGAAAATCCAAGCAACGATGTTTTGGAATGCATAAGAACTCTTAAGAACGTCATTGAGGTGTACGCTGTGCGTCTTGAAGAGGGTGAACAGATATGA
- the sdaAA gene encoding L-serine ammonia-lyase, iron-sulfur-dependent, subunit alpha — protein sequence MKFSELVEIWKNTNLEFSEIILAQDMIDTGRDPEKVKKQLGKLLEVMLEEAEKNFGKKFETLTGLTGENAHKLASVKPKMMSEFNYVATVVALSMGESNASMGRIVACPTAGSCGVVPGVAYALWKVKNAEFDELLKAYIVASGIGNVVAKKATLSGAAGGCQAEIGTATAMASGLLTYYFSKDAIKVGHAAALALKALMGLVCDPVGGFVEVPCVKRNANAVNVAIASAEMALAGIESVIPFDEVVEAMYEVGKSLPESLRETGLGGIAATKTAREIVERLRENWNGKE from the coding sequence ATGAAGTTTTCTGAGCTTGTTGAAATTTGGAAAAATACTAACCTTGAGTTTAGTGAAATCATTTTGGCTCAGGATATGATAGACACTGGCAGAGATCCGGAAAAGGTGAAAAAGCAGCTGGGGAAATTGCTTGAGGTAATGCTTGAAGAAGCGGAAAAGAACTTTGGTAAGAAATTTGAAACGCTCACAGGTTTAACGGGAGAGAATGCGCACAAGCTTGCGAGCGTAAAACCTAAGATGATGAGTGAGTTCAACTACGTGGCAACGGTGGTTGCTCTTTCTATGGGTGAATCAAATGCATCCATGGGACGAATTGTTGCGTGTCCGACGGCGGGTTCATGCGGTGTTGTTCCGGGGGTTGCGTACGCACTGTGGAAGGTGAAAAACGCAGAATTTGACGAGCTTTTAAAAGCTTACATCGTTGCCTCTGGGATAGGCAACGTGGTGGCAAAGAAGGCAACACTCTCAGGTGCAGCAGGTGGCTGTCAGGCTGAGATTGGTACGGCAACGGCTATGGCATCCGGGTTGTTGACTTACTATTTTTCAAAAGATGCAATTAAGGTAGGACATGCGGCTGCGCTTGCTTTGAAGGCACTGATGGGGCTTGTGTGCGACCCTGTCGGCGGATTTGTCGAAGTGCCTTGTGTCAAAAGAAATGCAAATGCTGTGAACGTTGCGATCGCGTCAGCGGAAATGGCGTTAGCTGGTATAGAGAGTGTTATTCCATTCGATGAGGTTGTTGAGGCGATGTACGAGGTCGGGAAATCATTACCCGAGTCGTTACGAGAAACAGGTCTTGGTGGTATTGCTGCCACAAAAACGGCACGGGAGATTGTTGAAAGACTCAGAGAGAACTGGAATGGAAAAGAATAA
- the hutU gene encoding urocanate hydratase yields MAEVIRAPRGTTLTCKSWLTEAAMRMLMNNLDPEVARDPANLIVYGGKGKAARNWECYYKIVETLKELEDDETLIVQSGKPVAVWKTHEWAPRVLIANSNLVPKWATWEYFNELEERGLIMYGQMTAGSWIYIGTQGILQGTYETFYAVAKKYFGGTLKGKLVLTAGLGEMGGAQPLAVTMNDGVVIAVEVDKRMIDRRLQTGYLDTWTDSLDEALKMAKEAMKEGRPLSIGLLANAADVHPELVRRGIIPDVVTDQTAAHDPLNGYVPAGISFEEALKLRKENPQKYLEMVYGSVVKHVNAILEMQKQGAKVFEYGNNIRRLAFDHGVKDAFNIPGYVPEYIRDLFSEGKGPFRWVALSGNPEDIYKTDQKVLELFGEDEHLRKWIEMAQKKVKWQGLPARICWLGMGQRAEMGLAMNDMVRKGELEAPIVIGRDHHDTGSVASPYRETEAMKDGSDAIADWPILNAMLNVASGATWVSFHHGGGVGIGYSLHAGVVIVADGTELSRKKIERVLTNDVGMGVVRHADAGYEIAIQTAKKHGIKMPMLKNEEGK; encoded by the coding sequence ATGGCTGAAGTGATTAGAGCTCCAAGGGGAACGACGCTGACTTGCAAGTCATGGCTCACAGAAGCAGCAATGCGTATGCTAATGAATAACCTCGATCCAGAGGTTGCACGTGATCCTGCAAATTTGATAGTCTACGGTGGCAAGGGTAAGGCGGCAAGAAATTGGGAATGCTATTACAAAATAGTCGAAACGCTAAAAGAATTGGAAGATGATGAGACGCTGATTGTTCAAAGCGGAAAGCCTGTAGCGGTTTGGAAGACACATGAATGGGCACCAAGGGTACTTATCGCCAATTCAAACCTTGTCCCAAAATGGGCAACGTGGGAGTATTTCAATGAGCTTGAGGAACGCGGACTGATAATGTACGGTCAGATGACGGCTGGTAGCTGGATATATATCGGAACACAGGGCATACTTCAAGGCACATACGAGACGTTTTATGCAGTTGCGAAGAAGTATTTCGGTGGTACACTGAAAGGCAAGCTTGTATTAACTGCTGGGCTTGGTGAGATGGGTGGAGCTCAGCCACTTGCTGTAACAATGAACGATGGTGTGGTAATCGCTGTTGAAGTGGATAAACGAATGATAGACAGAAGGCTTCAAACGGGGTACCTTGATACGTGGACAGATAGTCTCGACGAAGCGTTGAAAATGGCAAAAGAAGCCATGAAGGAAGGTAGACCTCTGTCGATAGGTCTACTTGCCAATGCGGCTGACGTACATCCTGAACTTGTGAGAAGAGGAATCATTCCCGATGTTGTCACAGACCAGACAGCTGCACATGATCCACTCAACGGATACGTTCCGGCAGGTATTTCTTTTGAAGAAGCACTTAAGTTGAGAAAAGAAAATCCACAAAAATACTTGGAGATGGTATATGGTAGTGTTGTTAAACATGTGAACGCTATTTTGGAAATGCAAAAACAAGGTGCAAAGGTCTTTGAGTATGGAAACAATATCAGAAGGCTCGCTTTTGACCACGGCGTTAAGGATGCGTTCAATATTCCAGGATACGTACCTGAATACATCAGAGACCTTTTCAGTGAAGGTAAAGGACCGTTCAGATGGGTTGCATTATCGGGTAATCCGGAAGATATTTACAAGACAGACCAAAAGGTGCTGGAACTTTTTGGAGAAGATGAACATTTAAGGAAATGGATAGAAATGGCTCAGAAGAAAGTAAAATGGCAAGGGCTTCCGGCACGAATTTGTTGGCTTGGTATGGGTCAAAGAGCTGAGATGGGACTTGCAATGAATGATATGGTGAGAAAAGGTGAACTCGAAGCTCCTATCGTTATTGGTAGAGACCATCATGATACAGGTTCTGTTGCAAGTCCGTATAGAGAAACCGAAGCGATGAAAGATGGTAGCGATGCAATTGCCGACTGGCCGATTCTTAACGCGATGCTCAATGTGGCAAGCGGTGCGACTTGGGTATCGTTCCACCACGGTGGTGGAGTGGGTATTGGCTACTCACTGCACGCAGGTGTTGTCATCGTTGCGGACGGAACTGAATTGTCCAGAAAGAAAATAGAAAGGGTACTGACAAACGATGTTGGAATGGGTGTTGTAAGGCATGCGGATGCCGGTTACGAAATAGCTATCCAGACAGCGAAAAAGCATGGAATTAAGATGCCGATGTTGAAGAACGAGGAAGGAAAGTAA
- a CDS encoding DUF4895 domain-containing protein, whose product MYVGPEKFKKLESIDFDSSELIAFLESKKERLDVYHRHVAVVSCHLNHTEHFSNFPFYFNFIVTPSNEKVVGISISLPMSLTPAIYKMNDFGKKEEFIRLCGELIGNTNEQWICQCGIMKLPLKTRFVAVAGDETFLNKEMFSEKVFGAESFSFAKRVNGRVLEFLEKYKDGQYKICRTIINDEGINFFVVDKKVPDEFRALYSEVISLLRKKYGLSPAKYYPISERVIGSFTLEFETMFSNAPFERVDRLLEDYERIKSDIAKYF is encoded by the coding sequence ATGTATGTAGGACCAGAAAAGTTCAAAAAGTTGGAGAGTATAGACTTTGATAGCTCTGAGCTCATTGCGTTTTTGGAGAGCAAAAAAGAAAGGCTTGATGTTTACCACCGCCATGTGGCGGTGGTAAGTTGTCATCTTAACCATACTGAACATTTTTCAAATTTCCCATTTTATTTCAATTTCATCGTCACACCTTCTAATGAAAAGGTTGTCGGTATCTCAATTTCACTGCCGATGTCTCTTACTCCTGCGATTTACAAAATGAACGATTTTGGAAAAAAGGAAGAATTTATCAGACTTTGTGGGGAGCTTATCGGCAACACGAATGAGCAGTGGATTTGCCAGTGTGGTATAATGAAATTGCCTTTGAAAACGAGGTTCGTAGCAGTCGCGGGCGACGAGACATTTTTGAACAAAGAGATGTTCAGTGAGAAAGTCTTTGGAGCAGAATCGTTTTCATTTGCTAAGCGAGTGAACGGGAGAGTATTGGAGTTTTTGGAAAAGTACAAAGATGGGCAGTACAAAATATGCAGAACGATAATAAACGATGAGGGTATCAACTTTTTTGTTGTAGATAAAAAGGTGCCTGATGAATTTCGTGCTTTGTACTCTGAGGTTATCTCGCTTCTAAGAAAAAAATACGGCCTATCACCAGCCAAGTACTATCCAATTTCAGAGCGCGTGATAGGTTCGTTTACGCTGGAATTTGAAACGATGTTTTCCAACGCACCTTTTGAAAGGGTCGACAGGTTGTTGGAAGATTATGAGAGAATTAAATCGGATATTGCGAAGTATTTTTAG
- a CDS encoding TPM domain-containing protein: protein MRVKRIFLIFSVIFVSSMLLAVDFPTPTPYKYINDYVGVVEQEYVQKIVSVGKELEDKTTAQVTAVIVDSLQGMSIEEYAVELFRRWGIGQKGKDNGVLLLVAIKDREMRIEVGYGLEGAIPDGKAGRIRDEYIIPYFKEGDYSKGVYYGYLALAREVAKEYNVELTLDVNAELPESSSDSVGIDEIVFIIVLIVVLILIFSRNGVRYIGPRGPMGPGGFGGFGGSGRSSGGFGGFGGGRSGGGGASGKW from the coding sequence ATGAGAGTAAAGCGCATATTTTTGATTTTTTCTGTGATTTTTGTTTCAAGTATGCTTTTGGCTGTTGATTTTCCTACACCAACACCGTACAAATACATCAACGATTACGTTGGCGTTGTTGAGCAAGAATACGTTCAAAAAATCGTCTCTGTTGGGAAAGAACTCGAAGACAAAACAACTGCACAAGTTACAGCTGTTATCGTTGATTCATTGCAAGGAATGTCGATTGAAGAGTACGCTGTCGAGCTGTTCAGAAGGTGGGGAATCGGGCAGAAAGGAAAAGACAACGGCGTGTTGCTTTTGGTTGCGATTAAAGACCGAGAAATGCGCATCGAAGTTGGATACGGGCTTGAGGGTGCTATTCCTGATGGTAAGGCAGGAAGAATAAGAGATGAATACATAATCCCGTATTTTAAAGAAGGCGATTATTCAAAAGGTGTTTACTATGGATACCTTGCGCTTGCTCGAGAGGTTGCGAAAGAATACAATGTTGAATTGACGCTGGATGTTAACGCAGAACTACCGGAGAGTTCCTCAGATTCCGTAGGTATTGATGAAATTGTGTTCATAATCGTACTTATTGTTGTGTTGATTCTCATATTCTCACGAAATGGTGTAAGATATATTGGACCTCGTGGGCCTATGGGACCTGGTGGATTTGGTGGTTTTGGTGGCTCGGGAAGAAGTTCAGGCGGGTTTGGAGGTTTTGGTGGCGGCCGCAGTGGCGGTGGCGGAGCGAGTGGGAAGTGGTGA
- a CDS encoding glycosyltransferase family 2 protein yields MSDEALVSVIIPAYNLERYIERSLKSVLNQTYENIEIILVDDGSTDRTVEVAEKVLKNSGKPFKIISQKNQGVSVARNTGLANARGKYIKFLDGDDTLFPYAIEELVDALETNDCQMAFGGQDVVNIEGKQLYAYNETYTYNEGIYSGKEVLKDFITSVTYAHLNTSIFRKNIIENYTLRFTQGARYSEDNEFIAKYLYYSKRVYVFDKAFAELLYRTSSTTKRPTLAAFHNVGSLLRLKKFFEENGESEIVEILLTKSIPIAYSWTLGNLAFNGYPLKDWMKLARNELIRQQIVNALLEVNKTKMGKQLAFLKNIYKISPFLCYSLLRLAGWIFKLNSRH; encoded by the coding sequence GTGTCCGATGAAGCGCTTGTGTCAGTTATAATACCAGCGTACAACCTTGAAAGATACATAGAGCGTTCTTTGAAGAGTGTCTTAAACCAGACATATGAGAATATCGAAATTATATTAGTTGACGATGGCTCAACCGATAGGACAGTTGAAGTGGCGGAGAAAGTGCTCAAAAATTCTGGGAAACCATTCAAAATAATCAGTCAGAAAAATCAAGGTGTGAGTGTTGCAAGGAATACAGGTTTAGCTAACGCGAGAGGGAAGTATATAAAGTTCTTGGATGGAGATGATACGCTCTTTCCATATGCTATAGAAGAGCTTGTTGATGCTTTAGAGACAAATGATTGTCAGATGGCATTTGGAGGACAGGATGTGGTAAATATCGAAGGGAAACAACTTTATGCATACAACGAAACGTACACGTACAACGAGGGAATTTACAGTGGTAAAGAGGTGTTGAAAGATTTTATTACAAGTGTCACGTATGCACATTTAAATACATCTATATTTCGAAAAAACATCATCGAAAACTATACCCTTAGATTCACACAGGGTGCAAGGTATTCAGAAGATAACGAGTTCATAGCGAAATACCTTTATTATTCAAAACGGGTGTATGTCTTTGATAAGGCATTTGCGGAACTTCTTTACCGAACATCGTCAACTACCAAAAGGCCGACTTTAGCAGCATTTCATAACGTTGGTTCGTTGTTGAGGTTGAAAAAGTTTTTTGAGGAAAATGGAGAATCTGAGATTGTTGAAATACTTTTAACAAAAAGCATACCTATTGCTTATTCGTGGACACTTGGTAATCTTGCGTTTAACGGATATCCTTTGAAAGATTGGATGAAACTTGCTAGGAATGAATTAATACGTCAGCAGATAGTGAACGCGCTTCTTGAAGTGAATAAAACAAAAATGGGAAAACAATTAGCTTTCCTTAAAAACATATACAAGATTTCACCTTTTTTATGTTACAGCCTTTTGAGGTTAGCTGGCTGGATATTCAAACTGAATTCGAGACATTAG
- the glf gene encoding UDP-galactopyranose mutase, translated as MKFEIVVVGAGLAGATAARVLAEAGKKALVIEQHRHIAGHCHDYKDENGITIHTYGPHIFHTNNKKVWDFVNRFCDFHYYQHKVLSYVEGRLIPFPINRDTICEVFGVNIATYEVEEFLEKEVKKSKFNNPPKNFRDVVVSQVGERLYELFFKNYTIKQWERDPEELSPEVAKRIPIRTNRDDRYFSDKYQGIPKAGYTKMVENILNHPNIAVLTGVDYFEVRELFKPELTVYTGELDRFFDYAYGKLEYRSLRLELKTYDQEYYQPVAVVNYPNDYDWTRITEYKHFLNEKSDKTTVCFEYPLASGEPYYIVMTQDNMEKREKYMEQVRKLEESGEYLFVGRLAEYKYYNMDQVIEASIEKVQRWLKE; from the coding sequence ATGAAATTTGAGATAGTTGTAGTAGGCGCAGGCCTTGCAGGTGCAACAGCCGCAAGAGTGCTTGCTGAAGCAGGAAAAAAGGCTCTTGTTATCGAACAGCACAGACATATAGCTGGACATTGCCACGATTACAAAGACGAAAATGGAATCACTATCCATACCTACGGCCCACACATATTTCACACAAATAATAAAAAAGTCTGGGATTTCGTGAACCGGTTCTGTGATTTTCATTACTATCAGCACAAAGTGTTAAGCTACGTTGAAGGAAGACTCATCCCATTTCCAATCAACAGAGATACCATATGCGAAGTATTTGGTGTTAACATAGCAACCTACGAAGTGGAAGAATTTTTGGAGAAAGAAGTAAAGAAATCAAAGTTCAATAATCCTCCCAAAAATTTCAGAGACGTTGTTGTCTCGCAAGTTGGTGAAAGGCTGTACGAGTTGTTTTTCAAAAACTACACGATAAAGCAGTGGGAAAGAGACCCTGAAGAATTGTCGCCTGAAGTGGCAAAGAGAATACCGATAAGAACAAACAGAGACGATAGATACTTTTCGGACAAATATCAGGGGATTCCAAAGGCTGGATACACGAAGATGGTGGAAAACATTCTGAATCACCCAAACATAGCCGTGCTCACGGGAGTAGATTACTTCGAAGTGAGGGAACTGTTCAAACCTGAACTGACGGTGTACACTGGCGAGCTTGATAGATTTTTCGATTACGCATATGGAAAGCTTGAATACCGTTCACTAAGGCTTGAGCTGAAGACTTACGACCAAGAATATTACCAACCAGTTGCGGTTGTGAATTACCCAAACGATTACGACTGGACGAGGATAACAGAGTACAAGCACTTTCTAAACGAAAAGAGCGACAAGACAACAGTATGTTTTGAATACCCACTCGCAAGTGGAGAGCCGTACTATATTGTGATGACGCAGGATAATATGGAAAAGCGAGAAAAATATATGGAACAAGTGAGGAAATTAGAAGAAAGTGGAGAATACTTGTTTGTAGGTAGGCTTGCGGAATACAAGTACTACAATATGGACCAAGTCATTGAGGCAAGTATAGAAAAAGTTCAACGATGGTTGAAGGAGTGA
- the hisS gene encoding histidine--tRNA ligase, which yields MYQKIKGTEDLYGGEMKYWYWIEERARKLSLLYGFTEIRTPIFEDTKLFVRSVGQDTDIVQKEMYTFEDKGGRSITLRPEGTAPVVRAFVENGLITQGFPQKYFYIGPMFRYERPQSGRQRQFHQFGAEIFGSPSALADAELIAFVDRFLRDIGLVDFEIHINTLGDAEDRANYRQALREYYAQHLENLCDDCKARYERNPLRLLDCKVDVQYAEQAPKLIDYIGDSARKHYEELKSLLDALGIKYVEDPRLVRGLDYYNRTVFEVHYHRLGAMSAIAGGGRYDNLIKEIGGKDVPALGFAAGMERLILAIKAENVHVDDVKINEVYIAHFGGEEVKIEAMKLAQQLRREGIAVNLEIMERGLSAQLKNAARTGAKLCIIIGENEIEQDIVLVKNMETGQQLEFEKDFVVSGIKDLLAELE from the coding sequence GTGTACCAAAAAATAAAGGGAACAGAAGACCTGTACGGTGGTGAGATGAAATACTGGTACTGGATCGAAGAAAGGGCAAGGAAGTTGTCTTTACTGTACGGATTTACGGAAATCCGCACACCTATATTTGAAGATACAAAATTGTTCGTCAGAAGTGTTGGACAAGATACGGATATAGTTCAGAAGGAAATGTACACGTTTGAAGACAAAGGTGGTAGGAGTATCACGTTGCGACCGGAAGGAACCGCACCGGTAGTACGTGCGTTTGTTGAAAACGGCCTAATCACTCAAGGTTTTCCTCAAAAATACTTCTACATAGGCCCTATGTTCCGATACGAACGCCCGCAATCGGGCAGGCAAAGACAATTCCACCAATTTGGTGCTGAGATATTCGGAAGTCCGTCGGCTCTTGCCGATGCCGAATTGATAGCTTTTGTGGATAGATTCCTGCGGGATATAGGACTTGTGGATTTTGAGATACATATAAACACACTTGGCGATGCAGAAGATAGAGCAAATTACAGGCAAGCACTCAGAGAATACTATGCTCAGCACCTTGAGAACCTTTGCGACGATTGTAAGGCAAGATACGAGCGCAACCCTCTGAGACTGCTCGATTGTAAAGTGGATGTTCAGTATGCAGAACAAGCCCCAAAACTCATAGACTACATTGGAGATAGCGCAAGAAAACACTACGAAGAGCTGAAAAGCTTACTTGATGCACTTGGGATAAAGTACGTGGAAGACCCAAGACTTGTACGAGGGCTTGATTATTACAACCGAACAGTCTTCGAAGTGCACTATCACAGACTCGGTGCAATGAGCGCAATAGCAGGTGGAGGAAGGTACGATAACCTGATAAAGGAAATCGGCGGCAAAGATGTTCCCGCGCTGGGTTTTGCTGCGGGTATGGAAAGGCTAATTCTTGCGATAAAGGCTGAGAATGTACATGTTGACGATGTAAAGATAAACGAAGTTTACATCGCACACTTCGGTGGTGAAGAAGTCAAGATAGAAGCAATGAAGCTAGCACAACAACTGCGCAGGGAAGGTATCGCTGTTAATTTGGAAATCATGGAACGCGGACTAAGTGCTCAGTTGAAAAACGCAGCTAGAACAGGTGCTAAACTTTGTATAATCATCGGTGAAAACGAAATCGAACAGGATATCGTATTAGTCAAAAACATGGAGACAGGCCAGCAATTAGAATTTGAAAAGGACTTTGTAGTCAGCGGCATCAAAGACTTGTTGGCCGAACTGGAATAA
- a CDS encoding tetratricopeptide repeat protein: protein MKIVKDRKLLIFFALLIVFSGSLFSNSKQMSEVSYKIQYMIGNRQAKELIQFLGLLDFEKLSLIEKADYIIALSELYSWAGVDYSYSEKAYKLADDMLKKYPEFWKFHYAMAVVLSHRVQKNNLLALTLVNKIDYHLEQAMKFGPNEWEPFFLAGVRNLEVPLFPNLSLAEQYLKKALNNNPEHIFTYLMYGKLLEKKGQFCDALNIYETALLLPVRPEWKVVDEDAKNEIVKRLSEVEKKCTKK from the coding sequence ATGAAGATAGTAAAAGACCGCAAATTGTTAATCTTCTTTGCACTTTTGATAGTTTTCTCCGGCTCTTTGTTTTCGAACTCAAAACAGATGAGTGAAGTATCGTACAAAATTCAATACATGATAGGCAACCGTCAAGCCAAGGAACTTATACAGTTTCTTGGCTTGTTGGATTTTGAAAAGTTATCGTTGATAGAGAAGGCCGATTATATAATCGCTCTAAGCGAACTATACAGCTGGGCTGGCGTAGATTACAGCTACTCCGAGAAAGCCTACAAATTGGCCGATGATATGCTCAAAAAATATCCAGAATTTTGGAAGTTTCACTACGCAATGGCGGTTGTGCTATCTCATAGAGTTCAAAAAAATAACCTGCTTGCTCTCACGCTTGTCAACAAGATCGACTATCACCTTGAACAAGCTATGAAATTCGGTCCAAATGAATGGGAACCATTTTTCTTAGCAGGTGTGCGCAACTTGGAAGTTCCACTTTTTCCAAACCTCTCACTTGCAGAGCAGTATTTGAAAAAGGCACTAAATAATAATCCAGAGCATATTTTTACATATCTGATGTATGGCAAACTTCTTGAAAAGAAAGGGCAATTCTGCGATGCACTGAACATATACGAAACAGCACTGCTGTTACCTGTCAGACCAGAATGGAAGGTAGTAGACGAAGATGCAAAAAATGAGATAGTTAAAAGACTCTCGGAGGTGGAAAAGAAGTGTACCAAAAAATAA
- a CDS encoding Cof-type HAD-IIB family hydrolase — translation MVKLIVTDLDGTLLNDEKHIPKENIEVLRAAMEKGIHVSVATGRNFYSAKPYVEELGLDVPVIFQNGAFIYQWMENKIIYKSALGSEIATKVIETARRHKLFYILYRDFLEEKDMYIDMPYSGSFSLYLGQNQWRLNIVDDVLKYIKTKDAVAEVALVGEELVIRQAINEALDGLESQTSVVKNTTIGNETFYEIFGPNSSKELSIKHLFEYFKVAPEETMYLGDSFNDIGLLKMVGYPIVMENGHDEVKQYARYITKSNNEAGVAYAVKKWALGIDD, via the coding sequence ATGGTAAAACTTATCGTTACAGACCTTGATGGTACGCTTTTAAACGATGAAAAGCATATACCAAAGGAAAATATCGAAGTACTGAGAGCAGCCATGGAAAAAGGAATACACGTAAGTGTCGCAACAGGTCGCAACTTTTATTCGGCGAAACCGTACGTAGAAGAGTTGGGACTCGATGTGCCTGTTATCTTTCAAAATGGTGCATTCATTTACCAGTGGATGGAAAACAAAATTATATACAAATCTGCCTTGGGCTCAGAAATTGCAACTAAAGTTATAGAAACTGCGAGAAGGCACAAGCTATTCTACATACTCTACAGAGACTTTCTTGAAGAAAAGGACATGTACATTGATATGCCGTACTCTGGAAGCTTTTCTCTTTACCTTGGTCAAAACCAATGGAGGTTGAATATTGTCGATGATGTGTTAAAATACATAAAAACAAAAGATGCTGTTGCAGAAGTTGCGCTCGTTGGGGAAGAGCTGGTAATTAGACAAGCCATTAATGAGGCACTTGATGGACTTGAGAGTCAAACGAGTGTCGTTAAGAACACCACAATTGGAAACGAAACATTTTACGAAATTTTCGGACCAAATTCATCCAAAGAACTTTCTATAAAACACCTTTTCGAGTATTTTAAAGTTGCACCGGAAGAAACTATGTACCTCGGTGATAGCTTCAACGACATCGGCCTTTTGAAGATGGTTGGATATCCCATCGTAATGGAAAACGGGCACGACGAAGTGAAGCAATATGCAAGGTACATCACGAAATCGAACAACGAAGCCGGTGTGGCTTACGCGGTAAAGAAATGGGCACTGGGGATTGATGATTGA